Part of the Candidatus Cloacimonas sp. genome, TAAGGATGCGACAGTTTGCAGATTTCGCTGCACAATTTGCAGATTTCGTTGTCACTTTGCAGCAGCAACGGAATCTGTCTTGCGCTGTTTTTCATTGACAATATCCTCGGCTGCAGAAATAAAGTAAACACTTTAATTAGAGAAAAAGGAGAATCCAAATGCCTAATCAACCCCCTCAAAATCAAATCCAGATTAAAATTGATGAAAATGTAGGTGAAGGCACCTATGCCAATTTTTTTGTAATTACCAATTCCCCGTCGGAATTTATTATGGACTGCGGGCGTATTCTTCCCGGAATTCCCGATGCCAGAATTTATACGCGGGTGGTAATGACCCCA contains:
- a CDS encoding DUF3467 domain-containing protein is translated as MPNQPPQNQIQIKIDENVGEGTYANFFVITNSPSEFIMDCGRILPGIPDARIYTRVVMTPSHAKQLMQLLEKNIETYESQFGEIKIHGQQDNKSVGFKPDFKN